A window from Telopea speciosissima isolate NSW1024214 ecotype Mountain lineage chromosome 8, Tspe_v1, whole genome shotgun sequence encodes these proteins:
- the LOC122670876 gene encoding hypersensitive-induced response protein-like protein 1 encodes MGNLCCCVQVDQSQVAIEERFGKFENVLEPGCHCVPWIFGSQVAGHLSLRLQQLDVRCETKTKDNVFVNVVASIQYRALADSASDAFYKLSNTKSQIQAYVFDVIRASVPKLDLDEVFVQKTGIAKAVEEELEKAMSAYGFEIVQTLIVDIEPDEHVKRAMNEINAASRLRAAATDKAEAEKIVQIKRAEGEAEAKYLSGLGIARQRQAIVDGLRDSVLGFSVNVPGTTAKDVMDMVLVTQYFDTMKEIGASSKSSAVFIPHGPGAVRDVATQIRDGLLQGSQITQ; translated from the exons atgggCAACCTTTGCTGCTGTGTTCAAGTCGATCAATCCCAAGTAGCCATCGAGGAGAGATTTGGGAAGTTTGAGAATGTTCTTGAGCCAGGATGCCATTGTGTGCCTTGGATCTTTGGGAGCCAGGTAGCTGGGCATCTCTCCCTTAGGTTGCAGCAGCTGGACGTGCGTTGTGAGACCAAGACAAAG GATAATGTATTTGTCAATGTTGTTGCATCTATCCAATACCGAGCCTTGGCTGATAGTGCGAGCGATGCTTTCTATAAACTAAGCAatacaaaatcccaaatccagGCCTATGTTTTTGATG TGATCAGAGCAAGCGTTCCTAAGCTCGATCTAGATGAAGTTTTCGTGCAGAAAACTGGAATTGCTAAAGCTGTAGAAGAGGAGCTTGAAAAG GCTATGTCTGCGTATGGTTTCGAGATCGTTCAGACTTTAATTGTTGATATAGAGCCTGATGAGCATGTGAAGCGAGCAATGAATGAAATTAATGCTG CTTCAAGACTGAGGGCAGCAGCAACTGATAAGGCAGAGGCTGAGAAGATTGTTCAAATAAAACGAGCAGAGGGAGAAGCTGAAGCAAAATATTTGTCAGGCTTGGGTATTGCTCGTCAGCGCCAGGCAATTGTGGATGGTCTGAGAGACAGTGTACTAGGCTTCTCAGTAAATGTTCCAGGGACAACTGCAAAAGATGTTATGGACATGGTCCTTGTCACTCAATATTTTGACACCATGAAGGAGATTGGTGCTTCCTCTAAATCGTCTGCTGTTTTTATCCCTCATGGACCTGGTGCTGTTCGTGATGTTGCAACCCAAATTCGTGATGGACTTCTTCAGGGATCACAGATCACTCAGTAA